A stretch of DNA from Glycine max cultivar Williams 82 chromosome 18, Glycine_max_v4.0, whole genome shotgun sequence:
ATGAAAGTGATATACTAATCTCTTAGATATTGGGCTTGATCAACCTAATGTCTTAGGGGTGGTATGCATACTTATATCTTAGATATTGGATTTGATCAACTAATATTTGAGGGACAATGTCCAAATTTATGGAAACTAATAGATGAAAGAATATGATGAACCTTAACCCCTAAGGGCTATCTGGATTTCGTAGGAATGACTTGCTGACTAGTTCCTTTCAATACTTGTTGAATGGTCTTATAGTGTTGATGTTATATGCTTTCACATCTCATGTTTAGTGGTCATACTTGTTGTGCATTGGTTGTCCTCGAATCGTGTTGTTATATGTTGTTTTGATAAGTTATTTCCATTGCTATGCAATATGTTAACTAACTCTTTTGTGCCTAATTCTGTATTTATGTTGTTGGCATGCTACATGTACATAgagtttgagagagaaaaagaagaagagagattgaagatattattattgattcAGAATGAAAAGTCAGTTACAATTGATTatgtttctctatttatagagaaaacaaatgTGGTTGCACTTAACTTGGCTAAGATAGTTAACTAACCATAGTTACTTACTGCTCTAATACAATAAcataaataacaactctaaTAGAATAATAGAATCATAGTTGTTCTAATTGATCATAACTGCTCTAACAGAATAATAGCTACTCTAACTGAACCATAAAGTAAAACTTACTTATACACTAATACCCCCTCAAACTCAATGGGGatgagaataaaaaatggaCTCAACTACATTGAGTTTGGACCTAAGAAAGAGAAACTGAGTTGGTGATAGAGGCTTAGTGAGGGCATCAATTGATCTATAGCAGGAATATGATACACTTTAAGCTTTTTAGCTAAGACTTTCTCCCTAACAAACAAAATGTCAATTTCCATGTGCTTAGTCTGGTAATGAAGAACTGAATTATGAGTGATTGCTACTGTACTTTGGTTGTCACAGTAAATCTCTGGGGTTTGAAAAGGAACAAATAACTTAGTTAAAAGAGTTTGAATCTATGTAACTTCAGTCATGGCTTGAGCCAAGCTCTTGTATTAAGCTTTAGTTGAAAATCTAACCATAATTTGTTGTTTCTTGGACCACCATGCCACCAAATTAGGACTAAAATAAATCACTACACCAGAGGTAGATCTTTTATCATCTGGATCTGAGGCCCAATTAGCATCATACAGGGCTTTGATAGTAAAAGGTTGAGAGGAAAAAGCAACCTTGAAATCCAAACCATGACGAATAGAGCCTTTAAGGTACCTTAGAATGCATTTAACAATTGTCCAGTAAGAGTCCATAGGATTAGCCATGAACAGACAAACCTTGTTCATAGCATAGCTTAACTCAAGCCTTGTAACAGTTGTGTATTGGAAAGCACCAACAACAGACCTATAGAGAGATGGATCACTGAATAAATATGAGCCAACTTTGGTTAACTTGCAATTAGCAGTCATAGGGGCAAAAATAAACTGTGATTCtcccattttgtttttttgaagaaaatcttTGATATATTTGCTTTGAGTCAGTAGAATAGTCCCATCAGCCACTGATTTGATTTCTATACCAAGAAAATAGTCAAGTTTTCCTAAttgtttaagagaaaaattGGAATGCAACTTGGTGGTGAGTTGTTGAGTTATAACATTGGAGGTACCAGTGATAATAATATCCTCTACATAAACAAGAATGTAGATAATGTGTCATTTGTCAATATAAACAAACAACGAAGTATCACACTTGCGGGACGCAAACCCAAGCTGTAAAAGAGTTTCTTTGAGCCTATCAAACCACTGCCTTGGGGCTTCTTTAAGGCCACACAAAGCTTTTTGTACCTTGCAAACCAAGGTTTTATCTGAACTTTCAAAGCCTTATGGATGTTGCATGTAGATAGTCTCTTCAAGATGGCCATTTAAAAAGGCATTGTTGACATCTAGCTGGAACAAATCCCATTTATTAGtgaaagaaagagtgataatCAACTTGATTGTAATAGGTTTTATCACAGAAGAAAAGGTTTCATTAAACTCAGAACTAGCAACCTGATGAAATCCTTTAGCCACTAACCTGACTTTGAACATGTTAACTATCCCATCAACATTCTCCTTAATTTTGAAGGCCCACTTACAACCCATGGCTTGTCTGTCTTTGGGAAGAGGAACAAGATCCCATGTTTTATTGTTAAGAAGAGCCTTATACTCTTGTTTCATAGTAGAAAACCATTATGGGTCAGTAAGAGCCTGTTTAACAGTGTTAGGTTCACAGTGTGCCAAAAATAGTGAAGGATGTAACCTAGGTTGATGAATTCCATACTTGGATCGAGTTTGCATCAGATGGACATTTTGTGAGGGAAGAACATGattcaaagaagaagaagaagtgacAATGTGAGATTGAGAAGAAGAGGTATTACACAGTTCACTTGGATCTTTGTTTAAGTCAAAAATAATGTTAGAGTGTTcattattaacaaaatttggTTCAACATTTGAAAGAGGAGAACATGATGGGATATTTTGAGAATTAAGGAATTTGGTATTGAGGGATATAGATGGGTCAACCCTTATAGAAGTAGAATTAGTTTCAACATGTTGAGAAGAAGGAGTGGGTTCATTAGGAGAAGGTGAAACAAGAGGAATATGAGCAGTAGGTAAAAAATCACTCTTAGAAGAAGTAACAAAGTtgaataaaaatggaaaagatcaGTGTAAGGATATTTAAGCCCATTGAAGATAACATATTTGGAAACATATAATTTGCCATTAGCAGGGAGACACTTGTAGCCTTTGTGAGAAGTGGAATAACCAAGGAACAAACACTCATGTGACCTGAAATcaagtttgtttttattatagGGTCCAAGAAAAGGATAGCGAGAACATCCAAATAAACTGTAGTTTGGAAGGCAAAATCCTGAAATTTTAAAGGGAGAAAAGCTTGTTTGAGAAGAGTGAGGCCTAACTCAATGATATGCCTgtgttttctttccacaacaCCCTTTTAATGATGTGTGGGGGGGCAAGTTATCTTGTGAATGATCCCATAGGTTTGAAGAAATTAGGTAAGAGGTCTAAATTCGCCTCCCTAATCTTTTTGAAGACTCATAATTTCGGTATCAAATTGGAGTTTAGCCATGTTTTTAAATtgctaaaaaatagaaaatgtttatgatttatttttaagaaaaatagatcCAAGTGAACTTAGAATAGGCATCAACAAAGCTGATATAATAAGAGAAACCCTTTGAGGATGAAATATGAGATGGTCCCCACAAAATCAATGTATATAAGTTCAAGAGGAGCAGAATATACAATTTAAGATAGAGAAGATGATAGTCTATGTGACTTACCAACATAGAAAACAACACATAATTCGAACATAGTTTTATTAACTATGGGTATATTACAATGATTAAGCCCAAGACTTAGTATATTAGCATTAGGATGGCCTAATCTAAGGTGCCATATAGTTTGGGAGCTAGTACTAGGTGTTGTTTTAACATAAGAAACTAGATTTACAATGGAATCAAAAATTTGTGTATTAGAACAACTAGAAACAAaagtaacaacataattaacaCTAGAATTTGAAAGTAAGGAGGTGGTTGAAGTAGAGTCTTTGAGTGCAAGATGTGGAAATATGTAGAGGCCATCAGGATCCAATGAACCTTGATGTAGGACTTCATTGGTTCCATGTGATTTCAAAACACAATGATTAGGATAAAACTCAAAGAAAGCATTGTTATCCTTAGAAAATTTGTTGACATTGATTAAGTTTTTAGTGATGGTAGGTACatgtaataattgttttaaggaTAGAGAGACTCTAGGAATAATAAGGGAAATAAACTTAGTGTAACTAGAAGACTTAATAGAAAGGCCTTGGCCATTACCAATGTATATTTGGTTTAGCCCCTCAAATGAACCAAGCTATTGGATGTTTTGAGACTCTCCAGTTACGTGGAAGGATGCACTAGAAGCACCAGAATCAGGTATCCAGGTAGTAGAGTTAGGatctttattttcataattaaccAACATTGCACTAGTTGGAAGTCTTTATGAGAATTAGTTCCTTGATTCAGTTCTAAACCAAAGGTGATCGATGAATTTCTTTGAAACACTGGTTCCATCAGAGTGAGAGACGCATTTGGTTGAAAATTAGAATCATAGCAAAAATGACACACCACTGTTATGTAACCCAATTTGAAGTAAACTTGGCACTGAAAATTTGCATAACAACGACGGCCTCTACTGCCACCATGACGACCTCTACCAAGGCcaaagtcattgcttccacaactGTAGCCACCGCCACGATTGAATACACCACGATTTCCATAATAATTGGATTGATTTTGTGAATTTGAATTATTCAAGGATGAATTGTAAGAATTTGAAGATGAAATGTAACCTTGAGCAACATTAATCAAAGGTGAATCAACAAAGCGCTTCTGAAATTTACTTCTCCAATCAAAAATGGTTCGAACTTACTTTTAATCACTATGATCACTAGACTGTACTCCTCTGGTAGGCTTTCAAGAACTGTGTCAAGGTGTTCACATGGAAGAACAAGATCTCCATACAATCCAAGCACATCGACTATGCATTTGATGCGTAGAAGAAACTCATGCATTGGTTTATGCTCAAGCATTGCAGTTTTGAATTTGTTCAAAGTATCCTAGCTTTTGCACATGTTTGCTTTTGAAAATACTTATGGATCTGCTCCCAAAGTTGATATGAATGAATGCATCTAATTATTCGAGATAGGATTGAAACTGAAAGAGTCGATTGGAGCCACAACAAGAGAATCTGATCTTGTTGTTCCCAACCGGAGTATGCTAGATTTTCATTTCGAGCTCCACAATTTGTCTCCTTGAGAAAGCGTAGCAGGATCTGAGGACTTGCCACAAAACGCTGAATTTTATGAGTCTTGAAGACATGTTCTACCTATTGCCTCCATAGTAGGAAGTTAGAATCATCTAAATTCTGAGAAATCatatgaaaagaatgagtaacgaAAGTGGAATTCGGATTTGTTGCCATGGATAGACCTCAAGCTCTAATACCATCATATagtttgagagagagaaaaggaagaagagagattaaagatattattattgattcAGAATGAAAAGTTGGTTACAACTGATTatgtttctctatttatagagaaaacaaatgTGGTTACACTTAACCTGATAAATAAAGTGAGATAAAGCTATTCCAAAAAAatgataagataagatattaggtttatctaaaaataaatattttttaaaaaatagatgttCCATCTTGGATGGTAATATCTCTCATCCTATTCCCAGAATAGAATGTATATCGTCATTCCTTCTTGAAAGGTAAGGACTGACTCTTACATcaataaaaagagataaatcatCTTGTAAGACTACCGATTTACCTTTTGAACTCCAACACAATAATCATAACCAATTCCAATCTATCACAATATTATTTCTCGATATCATATAATTCTGGCAACCTATACATCATAGAAATagttaataataagaaaatagtaTAGAACATCATATTTATACATGTTTATATGTAGTGAATATATCTATGCTAACCATTAACTAATGtgaggaaagaaaaatatggATTCCAAGTGTTGTGCGATGTGTATGTATATAAGTATTTAACATGACTAAGTGTAACCCACAAACATTTAGTATTTATAAGTCGTCATGTACATATAGTTATCCAACATAACATATCATAATTAATCATCTCATATtagttcataaaataaatttaattacaatatagGTTTAATAATGACAAACCATCGAGAAGCAAACCTCAAGTTATTTGAACTTCACTACTAATGGTTGCTTTGAGTGTGGTTAATTAGACAAAACTAAATTCAAAAGCATGGAAAAGATGTGATGTATAGGCCTACACTTGAAGTTTTCCAGACATAGATTCTGGAAATTCAAAAGTAGAACTACCAAAAAAAGAGTTATTCAGAAGCTAAAAAGACAATCATGTTTGTTGTGTCAAAGTGTAGATATTAGAAGCTATATATGATTAGAAGCATGATTCCCAAGGTAGCTTTAGTCAAGGGGTAGATAATAGACATGTCTGTACTATTCTAAAGGCAAACAATTTGGAAGAAATGATTTTGAAGTTAGGAGTTCTCTAGTATACttaaagaatttcaaaaagGGAACTCGAAGAAGACAACAAGTCTTGATCAGAGACAAATAACCAGGAGATTGTAACATTGAAAACAATGTATTTTAGTTACCATAGCTTCTCATAAAGACATGTTGTAGACCAATCTTTAGAAGACAC
This window harbors:
- the LOC102659905 gene encoding uncharacterized mitochondrial protein AtMg00810-like, which translates into the protein MTANCKLTKVGSYLFSDPSLYRSVVGAFQYTTVTRLELSYAMNKVCLFMANPMDSYWTIVKCILRYLKGSIRHGLDFKVAFSSQPFTIKALYDANWASDPDDKRSTSGVVIYFSPNLVAWWSKKQQIMVRFSTKA